Sequence from the Anaerolineae bacterium genome:
GCTCGGCAGCCTCGGGCGAAAGGATGTTCTTGCTCCAGAAGATGCCGCTGGCCAGGGTGGGAAGTGCCAGGCCCATGGATTCGGCCAGAGAGCGGATGCCTTGCAGGTCGGGGTCGGAAGTGGCGGGTGATACGGGCCCCTGGGCGTCATAAGCCAGCTCGACGCCCTCGAAGCCGGCATCGCGAGCCAGCCTGAAGCAGTCGGCCAGGCTCTTGTCGGGGGTGAAGGCCCACATGTTGATGGCTTTACGCACGGCGCATACCTCCCGGTTCGTCGTGTGATCCCTCGCCGGTGACGAGGGCTGGGCGGACGGACAGACGTGGTTCCTCCATCGGCTGGGAGCGCGGGTCACGCACGAAGCGATCCCAAGCCAGGGCGGAGGCCAGGCCGAGTATAGCAGAAGCCCAGAACACCGACACGTACCCCGCTGCTCCGGCCAGGGCTCCTCCGAGCACGGGCGCGACGACCAGGGGCGGGGCAGTGAGGGTGTTGGCGAGGCCGATGTAGGTGGGCCGATCTTCGTCGCGGCAGAACTGGAAGACTATCGGCATTCCCGAAGTCATGAAGGCTGCATCCACCGCCGCTCTGAAGGCGAAGGCCAGGAGGAACAGACTGACGTTCGGGGCCAGGGCCGCCGCTACCATGCCCAGGGCCTGCATCCAATACGAGGCTCCCACCACCAGTCTGTGTCCCTTGCGGTCTCCCAGTCGCCCCAGGACGGGGTTGAGGATAGCCTGGGAGACGAGCATGGTGGCAGTGAAGAGGGCGGCGGCTTCGTCGCCCAAGTTGAAGCGACTGGCGGCGTGTACGGCGAGGAAGGCGTTACCCATCCCGGAGAAAGTGCCGAAGGAGCGGACGAGGATGAAGTTGCGGAAGTTGCGATCGCTCTGCACCAGGGCCGGAAGCCGAGAGAGATAGGTGGAAAGGGGGATGGCAGGCTTGGACGGTTGTCTGGCGGGCTCCACCGTGAAAGTAAGGGCCAGCCACGACACCATGAAGAAGGCGCTTCCGGCCAGATAGCTGTACGCGAAGCTGTACGGGTAGTGGAAGGCAGTGAGCAGATAGCGGGAGAGGGCGGCGCCCCCGATTCCCAGCACGGCGCCGATGGCGTTGCCTACCCCAAAGAAGAGCCCCCAGTGGCTGGGCAGGATGATCTTGGCCACCATGTCCTGCCACGCGTTGGCGACGAAGCCGCCGCCGAGGGCCTGCCAACAGAGCAGAACGAACACCACCGTCAGAGTCAGAGTGCTGTCTGCCGAGCGCCACAGCAGGATGAACAGGCCCAGCAGGATGAAAGGAATGCGCTCGTTGAGACTGACCAGTAGAACGAAGGGAAGCTTGCGGGGTAGGCGTTCCACCAGGTTACCGGTGAATAGCTGGGGAAGACGCCAGCCCAGGAACTGCACCGACGGGATCAGACCGATGAGGACCGGGTTGTCGGTTAGGTGAGCGATGTAGAGCGGAAGCACGGTGGCGGTCGAGACGCACGCGCTGCCCAGAGACCACAGTGCC
This genomic interval carries:
- a CDS encoding MFS transporter, encoding MSAYEHTIRRHFRRNFTVNVADLALWSLGSACVSTATVLPLYIAHLTDNPVLIGLIPSVQFLGWRLPQLFTGNLVERLPRKLPFVLLVSLNERIPFILLGLFILLWRSADSTLTLTVVFVLLCWQALGGGFVANAWQDMVAKIILPSHWGLFFGVGNAIGAVLGIGGAALSRYLLTAFHYPYSFAYSYLAGSAFFMVSWLALTFTVEPARQPSKPAIPLSTYLSRLPALVQSDRNFRNFILVRSFGTFSGMGNAFLAVHAASRFNLGDEAAALFTATMLVSQAILNPVLGRLGDRKGHRLVVGASYWMQALGMVAAALAPNVSLFLLAFAFRAAVDAAFMTSGMPIVFQFCRDEDRPTYIGLANTLTAPPLVVAPVLGGALAGAAGYVSVFWASAILGLASALAWDRFVRDPRSQPMEEPRLSVRPALVTGEGSHDEPGGMRRA